One Peterkaempfera bronchialis DNA window includes the following coding sequences:
- a CDS encoding ABC transporter ATP-binding protein, giving the protein MIQATGLTMTYRRGRAPALVDLTFDAKPGLVTALLGAKEAGKSTAVRVMLELERGRGATLFGGRPYRSLRRPEREVGVVLEAGRGAGHGGHPGRRARGHLRMLAAAAGVPARRADQLLEQTRLDPVADRRLRTFSPGMARRLCLAAALLGDPTTLLLDAPTRGLSVRNVEWFHAFLRAFATSGGTVLVTCRLPEEAAVLADRVITLDRGRPVADQPVHEFVRSRLRSEVAVRGPQVGRLADLLLARGAEVRREDGAGIAVSGLGRTEIGEIAYRNGILLHELADRVSERTATDRPALLAASTLSTAPSGYAAPSGYAAPSGYAAPPGYARSTAVRSGAATRELPAVPAVPVPVPVGSAASAASAASAASAASAASAVTGVSARERRPQRPPADAEETVVVLSPGAVVAATVAGPPRPDRTLTPVAATPFHGEARPPLRRDPSTSGLRTVGRRPAQPPLPEPTAGADHWSE; this is encoded by the coding sequence ATGATCCAGGCCACCGGACTGACCATGACCTACCGGCGCGGCCGCGCCCCCGCCCTGGTCGATCTGACCTTCGACGCGAAACCCGGACTGGTGACCGCACTGCTGGGCGCCAAGGAGGCGGGTAAGTCCACCGCCGTACGGGTGATGCTGGAACTCGAACGCGGACGCGGCGCGACCCTGTTCGGCGGCCGCCCGTACCGGTCCCTGCGCCGCCCCGAACGCGAGGTCGGCGTGGTGCTGGAAGCGGGCCGTGGGGCCGGCCACGGCGGCCATCCCGGCCGCCGGGCGCGCGGCCACCTGAGAATGCTCGCGGCGGCTGCGGGCGTCCCCGCGCGCCGCGCCGACCAGCTGCTGGAGCAGACCCGGCTCGATCCGGTGGCCGATCGTCGGCTGCGGACCTTCTCCCCGGGGATGGCCCGCCGGCTCTGCCTTGCCGCAGCGCTGCTCGGCGACCCCACCACCCTGCTGCTGGACGCCCCGACCCGGGGCCTCTCGGTCAGGAACGTCGAGTGGTTCCACGCCTTCCTGCGCGCCTTCGCCACCTCGGGCGGCACGGTGCTGGTCACCTGCCGCCTCCCGGAGGAGGCCGCCGTGCTGGCCGACCGGGTGATCACGCTGGACCGAGGCCGACCGGTGGCCGACCAGCCGGTCCATGAGTTCGTCCGCAGCCGACTGCGGTCCGAGGTCGCCGTCCGTGGCCCCCAGGTCGGTCGGCTGGCCGACCTGCTGCTGGCCCGGGGCGCCGAGGTACGCCGGGAGGACGGCGCCGGAATCGCGGTGAGCGGCCTGGGCCGCACCGAGATCGGCGAGATCGCCTACCGCAACGGCATCCTGCTCCATGAGCTCGCCGACCGGGTCTCCGAGCGGACAGCGACCGACCGGCCCGCGCTGCTCGCCGCATCCACCCTGTCCACCGCGCCCTCCGGGTATGCGGCGCCCTCCGGGTATGCGGCGCCCTCCGGGTATGCGGCGCCTCCCGGGTACGCCCGGTCCACCGCCGTCCGCAGCGGCGCGGCCACCCGGGAGCTCCCCGCCGTCCCCGCCGTCCCCGTCCCCGTCCCTGTCGGCTCCGCCGCCTCCGCCGCCTCCGCCGCCTCCGCCGCCTCCGCCGCCTCCGCCGCCTCCGCCGTCACCGGCGTCTCCGCCAGGGAGCGTCGGCCGCAGCGGCCTCCGGCCGACGCCGAGGAGACCGTCGTCGTCCTCTCGCCGGGTGCCGTGGTCGCGGCCACGGTGGCCGGACCGCCGCGCCCGGACCGCACGCTCACGCCCGTCGCCGCCACGCCCTTCCACGGCGAGGCCCGCCCGCCGCTCCGCCGGGACCCGTCGACCAGCGGCCTGCGGACCGTGGGCCGCCGACCCGCGCAACCACCCCTGCCTGAGCCGACGGCCGGCGCCGACCACTGGAGCGAGTGA
- a CDS encoding NUDIX hydrolase → MSRYDPSAFPPFAVTVDLVVLTVREHALCALVVRRGEPPFQGYWALPGGFVRPDEGLAEAAARELAEETGLRAHTAHGQAAAGAHLEQLATYGHPQRDPRLRVVSVAHLALAPDLPTPRPGGDARSARWAPVGELLGRGGEDGVPLAFDHAAILADGVERARSKIEYSSLATAFCPAEFTVGELRRVYESVWGVVLDPRNFHRKVTGTPGFLVPSGGTTTRQGGRPAQLFRAGGATVLNPPMLRPEP, encoded by the coding sequence ATGTCGCGCTACGATCCGTCGGCCTTCCCCCCGTTCGCTGTCACGGTCGACCTGGTGGTCCTCACGGTGCGCGAGCACGCCCTGTGCGCGCTTGTGGTCAGGCGAGGAGAGCCGCCTTTCCAGGGCTACTGGGCGCTGCCCGGCGGATTCGTCCGCCCCGACGAGGGGCTGGCCGAGGCGGCGGCCCGGGAACTGGCCGAGGAGACCGGGCTGCGCGCCCACACCGCCCATGGCCAGGCCGCCGCCGGGGCGCACCTGGAGCAGCTCGCGACCTATGGCCATCCGCAGCGCGACCCGAGGTTGCGCGTGGTGAGCGTCGCCCACCTCGCCCTCGCCCCCGACCTGCCGACCCCCCGGCCCGGCGGAGACGCCCGCAGCGCCCGCTGGGCCCCGGTGGGCGAGCTGCTGGGCCGTGGCGGGGAGGACGGCGTGCCGCTGGCCTTCGACCATGCCGCGATCCTCGCGGACGGCGTCGAGCGGGCCCGGTCCAAGATCGAGTACTCCTCGCTGGCGACCGCCTTCTGCCCGGCTGAGTTCACCGTCGGCGAGCTGCGCCGGGTGTACGAGTCGGTCTGGGGCGTCGTGCTCGATCCGCGCAACTTCCATCGCAAGGTCACCGGTACGCCAGGCTTCCTGGTGCCGTCCGGGGGGACGACGACTCGTCAGGGAGGGCGACCCGCACAACTGTTCAGGGCGGGCGGTGCCACGGTGCTCAACCCGCCCATGCTGCGGCCGGAGCCCTGA
- a CDS encoding DUF4192 domain-containing protein, which produces MNDDRGAQPPSPPADQPLVKMRGPADMAEMLPYLLGFHPDDSIVVLGLQGPGLHQGGTVRVDIPIEPRWKQTAADTARLLVRLSEERDCKPTAVVLYLCRDPGPDQDGRAVAAQLRPLAERLAAEFRDHGLAVKESLCVSDGRWWSYACRQPECCDPAGTPLRRDDDVGPVAAAATYAGLAVRGSRREIAAAMEPIGPPDDEAQRQAFDRIVPRLARVLARSGGTDEVRERTGELLDAAMERFRAGADRLEDEEAARLLLGLRDRRARDRAAEFAEPSDLVPAQRLWRFLARRCVAPYRVHAAAPLTLLAWTAWLADDTPTTRVALSRALEADPGYTLAQLIYDSLNGGLRPDGLLATVREERAKRLAGRGGPAPGRPRGGSGSRSDSRSGPAERGGRPAAGAV; this is translated from the coding sequence ATGAACGACGACCGTGGCGCACAGCCGCCCTCCCCGCCCGCCGACCAGCCCCTGGTGAAGATGCGCGGCCCGGCCGACATGGCCGAGATGCTGCCGTACCTGCTGGGCTTCCACCCCGACGACAGCATCGTCGTCCTGGGACTCCAGGGCCCCGGCCTGCACCAGGGCGGCACGGTGCGGGTCGACATCCCCATCGAGCCGCGCTGGAAGCAGACCGCCGCCGACACCGCCCGCCTCCTGGTCCGGCTCTCCGAGGAGCGGGACTGCAAGCCCACGGCCGTGGTGCTGTACCTGTGCCGTGACCCCGGGCCCGACCAGGACGGCCGCGCGGTCGCCGCCCAGCTCCGGCCGCTGGCCGAGCGGCTGGCCGCCGAGTTCCGGGACCACGGCCTGGCGGTCAAGGAGTCGCTGTGCGTCTCGGACGGCCGCTGGTGGTCCTACGCCTGCCGGCAGCCGGAGTGCTGCGACCCGGCCGGCACCCCGCTGCGGCGCGACGACGACGTGGGCCCGGTCGCCGCCGCCGCGACCTACGCGGGTCTCGCCGTGCGGGGCAGCCGCAGGGAGATCGCCGCCGCCATGGAGCCCATCGGCCCGCCCGACGACGAGGCGCAGCGGCAGGCATTCGACCGGATCGTGCCCCGGCTGGCCCGGGTGCTCGCCCGCTCGGGCGGCACCGACGAGGTCCGGGAGCGGACCGGAGAGCTGCTGGACGCCGCCATGGAGCGGTTCCGCGCCGGCGCCGACCGGCTGGAGGACGAGGAGGCCGCCCGGCTGCTGCTCGGCCTGCGGGACAGACGGGCCCGCGACCGCGCCGCCGAGTTCGCCGAGCCGTCCGACCTGGTCCCGGCCCAGCGTTTGTGGCGGTTCCTGGCCCGCCGCTGTGTCGCGCCCTACCGCGTCCACGCGGCGGCCCCGCTGACCCTCCTCGCCTGGACCGCGTGGCTGGCCGACGACACCCCGACCACCCGGGTGGCCCTCTCCCGGGCTCTGGAAGCCGACCCGGGCTACACCCTGGCGCAGCTGATCTATGACTCCCTCAACGGCGGCCTGCGCCCCGACGGGCTGCTGGCGACCGTGCGGGAGGAGCGGGCCAAGCGCCTGGCCGGCCGGGGCGGCCCCGCACCCGGCCGACCGCGCGGCGGGTCCGGCAGCCGCTCCGACAGCCGGTCGGGCCCGGCGGAGCGCGGAGGCCGTCCGGCGGCAGGAGCGGTGTGA
- a CDS encoding RecQ family ATP-dependent DNA helicase codes for MDQHQPTPSPATAADRTSADRTSADRAAGLAPGLAAGPAVDRAAVRERADEVLRLLAGDRARLREDQWRAIEALVVDHRRALVVQRTGWGKSAVYFVATALLRERGAGPTVIVSPLLALMRNQIDSAARAGIRARTINSANIDEWDAVQAEVAAGEVDVLLVSPERLNNPDFRDQVLPKLAASTGLLVVDEAHCISDWGHDFRPDYRRLRTMLAELAPGVPVLATTATANARVTNDVAEQLGTGTGDDGEGGGALVLRGPLERESLTLGVLRLPDPAHRLAWLAEHLDELPGSGIVYTLTVAAAEEVTAFLRQRGHTVASYSGRTEDAERRAAEADLLANRVKALVATSALGMGFDKPDLGFVVHLGSPNSPIAYYQQVGRAGRGVDRAEALLLPGREDEAIWRYFASLAFPAEEQVRRTLDVLAEADRPLSTAALEARVDLRRTRLETMLKVLDVDGAVRRVRGGWTATGRSWTYDAERYARVAEARESEQRAMREYAATDGCRMEFLRRRLDDDQAWPCGRCDTCAGAGHSAEVSPEALEAARAALGRPGVEVEPRRMWPTGMEAAGIALKGRIAPGEQAATGRALGRLSDIGWGTRLRAMLAPGAPDGAVSGEVVDAMVTVLADWARGPGGWAAPGGGGSDRPVGVVTIASATRPALVDSLGARIAAIGRLPLLGRVEYGPGGPPRGARSNSAQRLRALHDAFTVPPELAAALASCGGPVLLVDDLVDTGWTVTVVSRLLRRAGAPGVLPLVLAVQA; via the coding sequence ATGGACCAGCACCAGCCGACCCCCTCCCCCGCCACCGCCGCCGACCGGACGAGCGCCGACCGGACGAGCGCCGACCGGGCAGCCGGCCTGGCACCTGGCCTGGCAGCCGGCCCGGCCGTCGACCGGGCAGCCGTCCGTGAGCGCGCCGACGAGGTGCTGCGGCTGCTCGCCGGCGATCGGGCGCGGCTGCGCGAGGACCAGTGGCGGGCCATCGAGGCCCTGGTGGTCGACCACCGGCGGGCCCTGGTGGTGCAGCGCACCGGCTGGGGCAAGTCGGCGGTGTACTTCGTGGCGACCGCCCTGCTGCGCGAGCGCGGCGCCGGACCGACGGTGATCGTCTCACCGCTGCTCGCCCTGATGCGCAATCAGATCGACTCCGCCGCCCGGGCGGGCATCCGCGCCCGCACCATCAACTCCGCCAACATCGACGAGTGGGACGCGGTGCAGGCCGAGGTCGCGGCCGGCGAGGTGGACGTCCTGCTGGTCAGCCCCGAGCGGCTGAACAACCCCGACTTCCGCGACCAGGTGCTGCCCAAGCTGGCCGCCTCCACCGGCCTGCTGGTGGTGGACGAGGCGCACTGCATCTCCGACTGGGGCCATGACTTCCGCCCCGACTACCGCCGGCTGCGCACCATGCTGGCCGAGCTGGCGCCGGGCGTGCCGGTGCTGGCCACCACGGCCACGGCCAACGCCCGGGTGACCAATGACGTGGCGGAGCAGCTGGGCACCGGTACCGGGGACGACGGGGAGGGCGGCGGCGCACTGGTGCTGCGCGGCCCGCTGGAGCGGGAGAGCCTCACCCTGGGCGTGCTCCGACTGCCCGACCCGGCGCACCGGCTGGCCTGGCTGGCGGAGCACCTGGACGAGCTGCCCGGCTCCGGGATCGTCTACACCCTCACGGTGGCCGCAGCCGAGGAGGTCACCGCCTTTCTGCGGCAGCGCGGTCACACGGTGGCCTCCTACTCCGGCCGTACCGAGGACGCCGAGCGCCGCGCGGCCGAGGCCGACCTGCTCGCCAACCGGGTCAAGGCGCTGGTCGCCACCTCCGCGCTGGGCATGGGGTTCGACAAGCCCGACCTCGGCTTTGTGGTGCACCTGGGCTCGCCCAACTCGCCGATCGCCTACTACCAGCAGGTCGGGCGGGCCGGGCGCGGCGTGGACCGCGCCGAGGCGCTGCTGCTGCCCGGCCGGGAGGACGAGGCCATCTGGCGCTACTTCGCCTCGCTGGCCTTCCCCGCCGAGGAGCAGGTCCGGCGGACCCTGGATGTCCTGGCCGAGGCCGACCGGCCGCTCTCCACCGCCGCGCTGGAGGCCCGGGTCGACCTGCGCCGCACCCGGCTGGAGACCATGCTCAAGGTGCTGGACGTGGACGGCGCGGTGCGCCGGGTGCGCGGCGGCTGGACGGCGACCGGCCGGAGCTGGACCTATGACGCCGAGCGGTACGCCCGGGTCGCGGAGGCCCGGGAGAGCGAGCAGCGGGCGATGCGCGAGTACGCGGCGACCGACGGCTGCCGGATGGAGTTCCTGCGCCGGCGGCTCGATGACGACCAGGCCTGGCCGTGCGGCCGCTGCGACACCTGTGCCGGGGCCGGGCACAGCGCCGAGGTCTCACCGGAGGCCCTGGAGGCGGCCCGGGCGGCGCTCGGCCGACCCGGGGTGGAGGTCGAGCCCCGCCGGATGTGGCCCACCGGGATGGAGGCGGCCGGAATCGCCCTCAAGGGCCGCATCGCGCCCGGCGAGCAGGCCGCCACCGGCCGGGCGCTCGGCAGGCTCTCGGACATCGGCTGGGGCACCCGGCTGCGGGCGATGCTGGCGCCCGGCGCTCCGGACGGCGCGGTCTCCGGCGAGGTGGTGGACGCCATGGTGACCGTGCTCGCCGACTGGGCGCGCGGCCCGGGCGGCTGGGCCGCCCCGGGCGGTGGGGGCAGCGACCGGCCGGTGGGCGTGGTGACGATCGCCTCCGCCACCCGGCCCGCGCTGGTGGACAGCCTGGGGGCGCGCATCGCCGCGATCGGCCGGCTGCCGCTGCTGGGCCGGGTCGAGTACGGTCCCGGGGGCCCGCCGCGCGGGGCGCGCAGCAACAGCGCCCAGCGGCTGCGGGCCCTGCACGACGCCTTCACGGTGCCGCCCGAGCTGGCCGCCGCGCTGGCCTCCTGCGGCGGCCCGGTGCTGCTGGTGGACGACCTGGTCGACACCGGCTGGACGGTCACCGTGGTGTCCAGGCTGCTGCGGCGGGCGGGCGCCCCGGGTGTGCTGCCGCTGGTCCTGGCCGTCCAGGCGTAG
- a CDS encoding FadR/GntR family transcriptional regulator, whose translation MLFTKALKSWAGIADKGPVSTLAHPTMNSNRSPEPGVPAAGELDRYALSERPVPPGPRWEGAEGDLARMGRKTTSSRGRGLHGQLVQQLGQMIVSGDLGADRPLVPEEIGQRFEVSRTVVRESLRVLEAKGLVSARPNVGTRVRPVSDWNLLDPDIIEWRAFGPQRDDQRRELFELRWAIEPLAARLAAGHGREDVQQRLVDMAEIMGHAVAQADPVTFARADAEFHALVLQLAGNRMLEHLSGIVASALQVSGGPATACERPSEPSVVLHVRLQDALGTGDGTAAEAAMRSLLTVHPDIEHVVPAPREH comes from the coding sequence GTGCTTTTCACGAAAGCTCTCAAGTCATGGGCGGGCATCGCCGACAAAGGACCTGTGAGTACCCTTGCGCACCCCACCATGAACTCCAACCGCTCTCCCGAACCGGGCGTCCCGGCCGCAGGCGAGTTGGACCGCTACGCCCTGTCCGAGCGGCCGGTTCCGCCAGGCCCCCGCTGGGAGGGGGCCGAGGGCGACCTCGCCAGGATGGGCCGGAAGACCACCAGCAGCCGTGGTCGCGGCCTGCACGGCCAACTCGTCCAGCAGCTGGGCCAGATGATCGTCTCCGGCGACCTGGGGGCCGACCGCCCGCTGGTCCCCGAAGAGATCGGACAGCGCTTCGAGGTCTCGCGGACCGTCGTCCGCGAGTCCCTGCGGGTGCTGGAGGCCAAGGGCCTGGTCAGCGCCCGCCCCAACGTCGGCACCCGGGTCCGCCCGGTCAGCGACTGGAACCTGCTGGACCCCGACATCATCGAGTGGCGGGCCTTCGGCCCGCAGCGCGACGACCAGCGCCGCGAGCTCTTCGAGCTGCGCTGGGCGATCGAGCCGCTGGCGGCTCGGCTGGCCGCCGGCCACGGCCGCGAGGACGTCCAGCAGCGGCTGGTCGACATGGCCGAGATCATGGGCCACGCCGTCGCCCAGGCCGACCCGGTCACCTTCGCCCGGGCCGACGCCGAGTTCCACGCCCTGGTGCTTCAGCTGGCGGGCAACCGGATGCTGGAGCACCTCTCCGGCATCGTCGCCTCCGCGCTCCAGGTCAGCGGCGGCCCCGCCACCGCCTGCGAGCGCCCTTCCGAGCCCTCCGTCGTCCTGCACGTCCGACTCCAGGACGCGCTGGGCACCGGCGACGGCACCGCAGCCGAGGCGGCCATGCGGTCGCTGCTCACCGTCCACCCCGACATCGAGCACGTTGTCCCCGCGCCCCGCGAGCACTGA
- a CDS encoding ribonuclease HII, with product MPYEPPTHSVERSLRYAGATVVAGVDEVGRGAWAGPVTVCAAVTGLRRPPEGLTDSKLLTPRRRAELCAVLADWVTAHALGHASAEECDELGMTAALRLAAVRALEALPVRPDAVILDGKHNYLGGPWRVRTVIKGDQKCVPVAAASVLAKVQRDGFMAQLGADHPAYAFADNAGYPSPVHRAALAEFGPSPYHRLSWAYLDDLPAWRHLKKVRLPGPATEQLTLEI from the coding sequence GTGCCGTATGAACCCCCGACCCACAGCGTGGAGCGCTCGCTCCGCTACGCGGGCGCGACGGTGGTGGCCGGCGTCGACGAGGTGGGGCGCGGCGCCTGGGCGGGACCGGTCACGGTGTGCGCCGCCGTCACCGGGCTGCGCCGCCCGCCCGAGGGCCTGACCGACTCCAAGCTGCTCACCCCGCGCCGCCGCGCGGAGCTGTGCGCCGTACTGGCCGACTGGGTCACCGCCCACGCGCTGGGCCACGCCTCCGCCGAGGAGTGCGACGAGTTGGGCATGACGGCGGCGCTCCGGCTGGCGGCCGTCCGCGCCCTGGAGGCGCTTCCGGTACGCCCCGACGCGGTGATCCTGGACGGCAAGCACAACTACCTGGGCGGCCCGTGGCGGGTGCGCACGGTGATCAAGGGCGACCAGAAGTGTGTGCCGGTGGCCGCCGCCTCGGTGCTGGCCAAGGTGCAGCGGGACGGTTTCATGGCGCAGCTCGGGGCGGACCACCCGGCGTACGCCTTCGCGGACAACGCCGGCTACCCCTCACCGGTGCACCGGGCGGCGCTGGCCGAGTTCGGCCCCAGCCCGTACCACCGGCTCTCCTGGGCCTACCTGGACGATCTGCCCGCCTGGCGCCACCTCAAGAAGGTCCGGCTCCCGGGACCGGCCACCGAGCAGCTGACGCTGGAGATCTGA
- a CDS encoding SpoIIE family protein phosphatase: MSTAMVRDTLHSRDSGDLGTVLAAALLDHPEVAFAALDDRLRYTRVSRGYAALVDLPVAGLLGRRPSQVLPAPYGRRVEQAARRALDGRASSVEEAMLAGPSGGRRLRCTWRPVPGTDGRPCAVLGVARETTEEHRARQLLREGQWRTARLQAMTDQLAGALAASDVARTVGALGRSIGAHRTELHLLDGRLQRFPWPDLPAAEPGRVRRVVPEDWSEVLAATVRDGRARYFPDELPALPDADPWAARVGAVPSRLGPPRPALDGHARPYPAEPDGLPRSSAAGPQAGPPPGATEPERPQPEKPQPGKPQPEKPQPEKPQSEKPQPGSPRAQSWAVLPLVASGAPLGGLRLLFGGERLFDADDRAFLDALAGQCALAIERSWLYEREREAALSLQRSLLPRRLPAVHGVEVGYRYLPGAPGTEVGGDWYDCFQLPDGRVALVVGDVIGKGLTAAAGMGRVRSALRALAFTDPEPAAVLAGLDRLFTATEDDESLTTVLYGVLDPATGDLAIGDAGHLPALVVSADGSAKLVDAGPAATPLGIPEPRTQGTVRLDPGDILVAFSDGLVETRTRGLQHGLDRLLEVAAGRPAADDALQVLLGRVVDGMLVGQERNDDVTVLGVRITDAGAVPGGSAAGPDPGSGSGWGSASVTRATKGMRNT; this comes from the coding sequence GTGAGCACGGCCATGGTCCGCGACACACTCCACAGCCGGGACAGCGGCGACCTCGGTACCGTCCTCGCGGCGGCCCTGCTGGACCATCCCGAGGTCGCCTTCGCCGCGCTGGACGACCGGCTCCGGTACACCCGGGTCAGCCGGGGCTATGCGGCGCTGGTCGACCTCCCGGTGGCCGGGCTGCTCGGCCGCCGCCCCTCCCAGGTGCTCCCGGCGCCGTACGGGCGCCGCGTCGAGCAGGCCGCCCGCCGGGCGCTGGACGGGCGGGCCTCCTCGGTCGAGGAGGCCATGCTCGCCGGACCGTCCGGTGGCCGCCGGCTCCGCTGCACCTGGCGTCCCGTACCGGGGACCGACGGACGGCCGTGCGCCGTACTGGGCGTGGCCAGGGAGACCACGGAGGAGCACCGGGCCCGGCAGCTGCTGCGCGAGGGCCAGTGGCGCACCGCCCGCCTCCAGGCGATGACGGACCAGTTGGCCGGTGCGCTGGCCGCGTCCGACGTGGCACGCACCGTGGGCGCACTGGGCCGCAGCATCGGCGCCCACCGCACCGAGCTGCACCTGCTCGACGGCCGCTTGCAGCGCTTCCCCTGGCCGGACCTGCCGGCCGCCGAGCCCGGCCGGGTCCGCCGCGTGGTGCCGGAGGACTGGTCCGAGGTGCTGGCCGCCACCGTGCGGGACGGCCGTGCGCGCTACTTCCCCGACGAACTGCCCGCCCTGCCGGACGCCGACCCGTGGGCGGCCCGAGTGGGCGCCGTACCGTCCCGGCTGGGCCCGCCGCGCCCCGCCCTCGACGGGCACGCCCGCCCGTACCCGGCGGAGCCGGACGGCCTGCCCCGGTCCTCCGCCGCCGGACCGCAGGCCGGACCGCCACCGGGAGCGACAGAGCCCGAAAGACCGCAGCCCGAGAAACCGCAACCCGGTAAGCCTCAGCCCGAGAAACCGCAGCCCGAGAAACCGCAGTCCGAGAAACCGCAGCCCGGAAGCCCCAGGGCGCAGTCCTGGGCCGTGCTCCCGCTGGTCGCCTCCGGTGCGCCCCTCGGCGGCCTGCGGCTGCTCTTCGGGGGCGAGCGCCTCTTCGACGCCGACGACCGTGCCTTCCTGGACGCCCTGGCCGGCCAGTGCGCCCTCGCCATCGAGCGCTCCTGGCTGTACGAGCGGGAGCGCGAGGCGGCGCTCAGCCTCCAGCGCAGTCTGCTGCCGCGCCGCCTCCCGGCCGTGCACGGCGTGGAGGTCGGCTACCGCTACCTCCCCGGAGCCCCCGGCACCGAGGTCGGCGGCGACTGGTACGACTGCTTCCAACTTCCCGACGGCAGGGTCGCCCTGGTGGTCGGCGATGTGATCGGCAAGGGGCTGACCGCCGCCGCCGGGATGGGCCGGGTCCGCTCGGCGCTGCGCGCGCTGGCCTTCACCGACCCCGAGCCGGCCGCGGTGCTGGCCGGGCTCGACCGGCTCTTCACCGCCACCGAGGACGACGAGTCGCTCACCACCGTCCTCTACGGGGTGCTCGACCCGGCCACCGGTGACCTCGCCATCGGGGACGCGGGCCACCTGCCCGCCCTGGTGGTCTCCGCCGACGGCAGCGCCAAGCTGGTCGACGCGGGCCCCGCCGCCACCCCGCTGGGCATCCCGGAGCCACGGACCCAGGGCACCGTGCGGCTGGACCCGGGGGACATCCTGGTCGCCTTCTCCGACGGCCTGGTGGAGACGCGGACCCGTGGTCTGCAGCACGGGCTGGACCGGCTGCTGGAGGTGGCCGCCGGTCGCCCGGCGGCGGATGACGCCCTCCAGGTGCTGCTGGGCCGGGTGGTGGACGGCATGCTGGTGGGACAGGAGCGCAATGACGATGTCACCGTGCTCGGTGTGCGGATCACCGACGCCGGAGCGGTCCCGGGCGGCTCGGCTGCGGGTCCGGATCCCGGCTCGGGTTCGGGCTGGGGTTCCGCCAGTGTGACCCGCGCCACGAAGGGCATGCGTAACACTTGA
- a CDS encoding alpha/beta fold hydrolase — MTVIRQPGVVSTDHVLQVPLDHAAPSGEQIEVYAREVVAAGREGDDLPWLLFLQGGPGHKAGRPLGRDGWLVRALDDYRVLLLDQRGTGRSTPANRQTLPLRGGPQEQARYLAHFRADAIVRDAEAVRRRLLGDEGRWSLLGQSFGGFCTLSYLSLAPEGLREALVTGGLAGLGSSADAVYRAAYPRVARKNHGHYARYPQDVAAVRRIAEHLRSAPARLPDGGVLTAEAFQHLGMLLGTGTGSHTLHYLLEEAWVTGVTGPELSDTFLAGAQAQLSFAGNPLYAVLHESIYGQRSVDPSGTRWAAQRVRAEFPEFDVDRALAGDGPVLFTGEMIYPWMFDTDPALRPLKEAADLLAEREGWPDLYDPVRLAANEVPVTAAVYHDDMYVDTADSLETARTVRGLRTWVTNEWEHDGLRASGGQVLDRLIRMARGEL, encoded by the coding sequence ATGACCGTCATCCGGCAGCCCGGGGTCGTCTCGACCGACCATGTCCTCCAGGTGCCGCTGGACCACGCCGCCCCGTCCGGGGAGCAGATCGAGGTCTATGCGCGGGAGGTGGTGGCGGCCGGACGCGAGGGCGACGACCTGCCGTGGCTGCTCTTCCTCCAAGGCGGCCCGGGCCACAAGGCGGGACGGCCGCTGGGCCGCGACGGCTGGCTGGTGCGTGCGCTGGACGACTACCGGGTCCTGCTGCTCGACCAGCGCGGCACCGGGCGCTCCACCCCGGCCAACCGGCAGACGCTGCCGCTGCGGGGCGGCCCGCAGGAGCAGGCGCGGTACCTGGCGCACTTCCGGGCGGACGCCATCGTGCGGGACGCGGAGGCCGTCCGCCGCCGGCTGCTGGGCGACGAGGGCCGGTGGAGCCTGCTGGGCCAGAGCTTCGGCGGCTTCTGCACCCTCAGCTATCTGTCGCTGGCTCCGGAGGGGCTGCGGGAGGCGCTGGTCACCGGCGGTCTGGCGGGGCTGGGCAGCAGCGCGGACGCGGTCTACCGGGCGGCCTATCCTCGGGTCGCACGGAAGAACCACGGCCACTATGCGCGCTACCCGCAGGATGTGGCGGCGGTCCGGCGGATCGCCGAGCACCTGCGGTCGGCCCCGGCGCGGCTGCCGGACGGCGGGGTGCTGACGGCCGAGGCGTTCCAGCACCTGGGGATGCTGCTGGGCACCGGAACCGGCTCGCACACCCTGCACTACCTGCTGGAGGAGGCATGGGTGACCGGGGTGACCGGCCCCGAGCTGTCGGACACCTTCCTGGCGGGGGCGCAGGCGCAGCTCTCCTTCGCGGGCAACCCGCTCTATGCGGTACTGCATGAGTCGATCTACGGGCAGCGCTCGGTCGATCCGTCCGGCACCCGCTGGGCGGCGCAGCGGGTGCGCGCGGAGTTCCCGGAGTTCGACGTGGACCGGGCGCTCGCCGGGGACGGCCCGGTGCTCTTCACCGGCGAGATGATCTACCCCTGGATGTTCGACACCGACCCCGCCCTCCGGCCGCTGAAGGAGGCCGCCGACCTGCTTGCCGAGCGGGAGGGCTGGCCCGACCTGTACGACCCGGTCCGGCTGGCGGCCAACGAGGTGCCGGTGACGGCGGCGGTCTACCACGACGACATGTACGTGGACACCGCCGACTCGCTGGAGACCGCCCGGACGGTTCGCGGCCTGCGCACCTGGGTGACCAACGAGTGGGAGCACGACGGCCTGCGGGCGAGCGGCGGCCAGGTGCTGGACCGGCTGATCCGGATGGCGCGCGGCGAGCTGTGA